TGGACATCGCCTTGGCGCGTGATAGAGGTGGGCAAGAGCCTTTCTACCATCGTAGAGTCGACATTGCCTACCGATTTGAGCAGCCCTGCCAAGAAGATTGACTATTCGTTTGTTCAACCCGGAAAGTCGTCGTGGAGCTGGGTGCTGCTAAACGATGGGGCTACTACCTACGATGTGCAGAAGCAGTTTATCGACTATGCGTCGCAGATGGGGTGGCGCTATTGCCTGGTAGATGCCCTTTGGGATACGCAGATAGGGTACGATAAGATAGCAGAGCTGGCCGCATACGCAAAGGGAAAGAATGTGGGGTTGCTGCTATGGTACAACTCCAACGGTAGCTGGAATAAGGCACCTCAAACTCCCCTCAACCGCATTTACGATGCGGCTACTAGGCGTATGGAATTCGAGCGGATTAGCAAGATGGGGATAAAGGGCGTTAAGATCGATTTCTTTGGCGGCGATGGACAGTCGTTTATGGCCTACTACCAGGATATTCTCGACGATGCTGCAAAGGCAGGGCTGGTGGTCAACTTCCATGGGGCAACCATCCCTCGTGGATGGACTCGAACCTACCCCAACCTTGTTTCCATGGAGTCGGTTAGGGGATTCGAGTACCTAACCTTCGATCAGAACAACACCAACGAGGAGCCAACGCATTGTGCGGTGCTTCCATTTACCCGAAATGCCATTGGCCCGATGGACTTTACCCCGGTATGCTTCTCCGAAATCCCCGGAAAGAAGCGAATCTCCAGCAATGGATTCGAGATTGCGCTGTCGGTCATCTTCCAGTCGGGGGTACAGCACTATGCCGAGATTCCTTCGGGCATGAATAGCCAGCCCTCGTACGTGGTAGACTTTATGCGAAACCTGCCTCTACGCTGGGACGATGTAAAGCTTATTGATGGATTTCCTGGCGAGTATGCCGTAGTTGCTCGCCGTGCCGGCAGCAGCTGGTATGTTGGCGGGATAAACGGAACTTCGGCCGATAAGCACCTGACGCTAGACCTTTCGGTTCTTGGAAATGTAAAGGGGGGAACCGTTATTGCCGATGGCGAATCGGCCCGAGCCTTTACCACCTACGAGCTTAAGGGTTCGAAGCTGGATATCACCGTAAAACCACGAGGCGGCTTTGTGGTTAAGCTGTACTAGGATAATTGCTGAAAACTCTATTAATATATGAGGAAGATATTATACAGCATGCTGCTTCTGCTGCTATGGCAGCCCAGCATCGGCTTGGCAAAGGAGAAAGCCAAGGCGAAAGAGAATGTACGGGAGGTGTGGCTAGCCTATATGGATAAGGTGGCGCGCCCGGTAATCGCCAATCTGGCATCGGATAAGCTAAAGGAGACGATGCCCATTGTTCTGTCGAAGACCATCGATAACCCAGAGCATCGGAAGAAGGTGGCCTACCTCGAGGCGTTTGCCCGAACGCTTTGCGGCATCTCTCCGTGGCTGAACCTAGAGGGCGGATCGGAGAAGGAGGTGGCGCTGCGCAACGAATACCGGCAGATGGCCCTAAGCGCCATCGAGCACGCGGTGGATCCCGGCAGCAAGGATTACCTACAGTGGACAGGGGGTCAGCCTCTTGTCGATGCCTCATTCTTTACCCTAGCGCTCGTTCGCTGCCCCTGGCTGTGGAATCACATGGGGGCCGACCTGCAGAACAAGGTGGTTACGGCAGTACAAGCCTCGCGCTCCACCATTCCCGTGTATAGCAACTGGATTCTCTTTACCGGCATGGTGGAGGCCTTCCTCTGCAAGTACGATAGGCCGTACGACGCTGTGCGGATGGAGTACGGCATTCGCGAGTTCTCGCAGCACTGGTACGTGGGCGATGGCATGTTCTCCGACGGTATGCACTTTGCGATGGACTACTACAACAGCTACGTTATCCAGCCTTTCCTGACGAACATCCTGGATGCGGTTGGGTCGAAGCAGAAAACGTTTAGCTGGTTTGCGCCTAGGATGGAGAAGATAGCAGCCCGCTA
This window of the uncultured Acetobacteroides sp. genome carries:
- a CDS encoding DUF2264 domain-containing protein is translated as MRKILYSMLLLLLWQPSIGLAKEKAKAKENVREVWLAYMDKVARPVIANLASDKLKETMPIVLSKTIDNPEHRKKVAYLEAFARTLCGISPWLNLEGGSEKEVALRNEYRQMALSAIEHAVDPGSKDYLQWTGGQPLVDASFFTLALVRCPWLWNHMGADLQNKVVTAVQASRSTIPVYSNWILFTGMVEAFLCKYDRPYDAVRMEYGIREFSQHWYVGDGMFSDGMHFAMDYYNSYVIQPFLTNILDAVGSKQKTFSWFAPRMEKIAARYAILQERMINTDGSFPVYGRSIVYRGAAFHHLADMALRHKLPASIQPAQVRCALTATIKRTLDAKGTFTSDGWLTIGLCGPQPELADFYINTGSLYLCSTIFLPLGLPADDPFWSDPDAQWTAQKVWSGVDVPADHSFND
- a CDS encoding glycoside hydrolase family 97 catalytic domain-containing protein, with translation MKRICVMVSLLLGIGMAEAAPSKVVEVASPNKSIKLKFTVDKGGVPTYLVFCNDSLVVKESKLGLVMGEADLSKGLSIAKVGKVEKITDSYTLLNDKRSRCTYSANRCVVAFGAKQSIKPSIIFQVSNDGVAFRYLLEGAQKGVKHIVKENTSFCFPTSAKGWLHPHAEAQTGWSNTQPSYEEYYKMNIPVGTPSELKQGWSFPALFQSAGHWVLITETDMSRSYCGSHLGNPTPNGEYSIAFAQEKERTSAAAPLLPESTLPWTSPWRVIEVGKSLSTIVESTLPTDLSSPAKKIDYSFVQPGKSSWSWVLLNDGATTYDVQKQFIDYASQMGWRYCLVDALWDTQIGYDKIAELAAYAKGKNVGLLLWYNSNGSWNKAPQTPLNRIYDAATRRMEFERISKMGIKGVKIDFFGGDGQSFMAYYQDILDDAAKAGLVVNFHGATIPRGWTRTYPNLVSMESVRGFEYLTFDQNNTNEEPTHCAVLPFTRNAIGPMDFTPVCFSEIPGKKRISSNGFEIALSVIFQSGVQHYAEIPSGMNSQPSYVVDFMRNLPLRWDDVKLIDGFPGEYAVVARRAGSSWYVGGINGTSADKHLTLDLSVLGNVKGGTVIADGESARAFTTYELKGSKLDITVKPRGGFVVKLY